Proteins from a genomic interval of Polaribacter sp. Q13:
- a CDS encoding glutamine--tRNA ligase/YqeY domain fusion protein, with protein sequence MSEEKKSLNFLEHIIEEDLTNGMPKENLRFRFPPEPNGYLHIGHTKAIGISFGLGETYNAPVNLRFDDTNPAKEEQEYVDAIKKDISWLGYSWANECYSSDYFQQLFDWAVLLIKDGKAYVDSQSSEDMRTQKGTPTQVGTNSPFRNRSVEENLELFQGMKDGKFKEGEHTLRAKIDMESPNMLMRDPLMYRIMYKDHHRTGSDWCIYPMYDWTHGESDYIEQISHSLCSLEFKPHRELYNWFRDNVYDFSKSEYPNPPKQREFSRLNLSYTIMSKRKLLTLVEKGIVAGWDDPRMPTISGLRRRGYTPESIKSFIETVGVSKRENVIDVALLEFKIREDLNKTAKRVMGVLDPVKVVITNYPEGKEEMLDASYNDYEDGFGSREVPFSREIYIEREDFREEANKKFFRLKLGKEVRLKNAYFITATSCTKDADGNITEIQCTYDPLTKSGMDTEESKRKVKGTLHWVSVKHAVKAEVRAYDRLFLDEAPDSHKDKDFMEFINPNSLEVITAFVEPSLQTATIGERFQFQRMGYFNVDNDATENNLVFNKIVGLRDSWGGK encoded by the coding sequence ATGTCTGAAGAGAAAAAATCGCTCAATTTTTTAGAGCATATTATTGAAGAGGATTTAACAAACGGAATGCCAAAAGAAAATTTACGTTTTCGTTTTCCGCCAGAACCAAATGGGTATTTGCACATTGGTCACACAAAAGCAATCGGAATTAGTTTCGGTTTGGGTGAGACTTATAATGCGCCTGTAAATTTGCGTTTTGATGATACAAATCCAGCAAAAGAAGAACAAGAATATGTAGATGCAATTAAGAAAGATATTTCTTGGTTGGGCTATTCTTGGGCAAATGAGTGTTATTCATCAGACTATTTTCAGCAATTGTTCGATTGGGCAGTTTTGTTGATAAAAGATGGTAAAGCGTATGTAGATTCTCAATCTTCGGAAGATATGAGAACGCAAAAAGGGACGCCAACTCAGGTGGGTACCAATAGTCCTTTTAGAAACAGATCTGTTGAAGAAAACTTGGAATTATTCCAGGGAATGAAAGATGGAAAATTTAAGGAAGGGGAACATACCTTGCGTGCAAAAATTGACATGGAAAGCCCAAATATGTTAATGCGTGATCCTTTAATGTACAGAATTATGTATAAAGATCACCATAGAACTGGTTCTGATTGGTGTATTTACCCAATGTACGATTGGACGCATGGTGAGAGTGATTATATTGAGCAAATATCTCATTCTTTGTGTTCTTTAGAGTTTAAACCTCACAGAGAATTGTACAATTGGTTTAGAGATAATGTATACGATTTTAGCAAATCGGAATATCCAAATCCACCAAAACAACGTGAATTTTCTCGTTTGAATTTGAGTTACACCATAATGAGTAAACGTAAGTTGCTAACTTTGGTTGAAAAAGGAATTGTTGCTGGTTGGGACGACCCAAGAATGCCTACAATTTCTGGCTTAAGAAGACGTGGTTATACTCCGGAATCTATTAAGAGTTTTATTGAAACTGTTGGTGTTTCTAAACGTGAAAACGTAATTGATGTAGCACTTTTAGAATTTAAAATTCGTGAGGATTTAAATAAAACTGCCAAAAGAGTTATGGGAGTTTTAGATCCTGTAAAAGTGGTAATTACCAATTATCCGGAAGGAAAAGAGGAAATGTTAGATGCTAGTTATAACGACTACGAAGATGGTTTTGGTAGTAGAGAGGTTCCTTTTTCTAGAGAGATTTATATAGAACGTGAGGATTTTAGAGAGGAAGCGAATAAGAAATTCTTTCGTTTAAAATTAGGTAAAGAAGTACGTTTAAAAAATGCATACTTTATTACTGCAACTAGTTGTACTAAAGATGCAGACGGAAATATTACAGAAATACAATGTACGTATGATCCGTTAACAAAATCTGGAATGGACACCGAAGAAAGCAAGCGTAAAGTGAAAGGTACTTTGCATTGGGTTTCTGTAAAACATGCTGTAAAAGCAGAAGTAAGAGCTTATGACAGATTGTTTTTAGATGAAGCGCCAGATAGCCATAAAGACAAGGATTTTATGGAATTTATAAACCCTAATTCTTTAGAAGTTATTACTGCTTTTGTAGAACCGAGTTTACAAACAGCTACCATTGGCGAACGTTTTCAGTTTCAGCGAATGGGCTATTTTAATGTTGATAATGACGCTACTGAAAACAATTTAGTTTTTAACAAGATTGTTGGCTTAAGAGATTCTTGGGGAGGGAAATAA
- a CDS encoding DUF6370 family protein translates to MKKIIVLSLLIFASCANKKEVKHVAEISCGQCQLNLESEAGCSLAVRFDDKAYFVDGFGIDDFGDAHDKHIGFCNVIRKAEIVGFVEDVRFVASSIELVK, encoded by the coding sequence ATGAAAAAAATAATTGTTTTAAGTTTATTAATATTCGCTTCTTGTGCTAATAAGAAAGAAGTAAAACATGTTGCAGAAATTTCTTGTGGCCAATGTCAGCTTAATTTAGAATCTGAAGCTGGATGTAGTTTAGCTGTTCGGTTTGATGACAAAGCATATTTTGTAGATGGTTTTGGCATTGATGATTTTGGCGATGCGCATGATAAACATATTGGCTTTTGTAATGTAATTAGAAAGGCAGAGATTGTAGGTTTTGTAGAAGATGTACGTTTTGTAGCGAGTTCTATTGAATTGGTTAAGTAA
- a CDS encoding aldo/keto reductase, with amino-acid sequence MKYTKLPNTDIKVSKICLGTMTWGKQNTQEEGFEQMDNALEQGVNFFDTAELYAVPARPETYGTTETIIGNWLKKTGNRDKVVLASKIAGSGDYTAHIRTNGFEKEAIIEAVEGSLKRLQTDYIDLYQLHWPERGVNTFGTRDYPYKTSKKEAENHVEILETLDALIKQGKIRQIGLSNETPWGTMQYLQAAKEMNLPRMATIQNSYSLVHRGYEYGMSEVSMRENIGLLAYSPLAQGVLTGKYLRGQKPADARGILFPNYITRYQTDLVDEAVLAYEALAIKNGMTLTELSLAYINQLPFVTSNIIGATKMSQLKENIGSINIDLSDEILQEIEAIHKLIPNPAP; translated from the coding sequence ATGAAATACACAAAATTACCAAATACAGATATTAAAGTTTCTAAGATTTGTTTAGGAACCATGACTTGGGGAAAACAAAACACACAAGAAGAAGGTTTCGAGCAAATGGATAATGCTTTAGAACAAGGTGTAAACTTTTTTGATACGGCAGAATTATATGCTGTTCCTGCAAGGCCTGAAACATACGGAACCACAGAAACTATTATTGGAAACTGGTTAAAAAAAACAGGAAATAGAGATAAAGTTGTTTTAGCAAGTAAAATTGCTGGTTCTGGTGATTATACAGCTCATATAAGAACAAACGGATTTGAAAAAGAAGCAATTATTGAAGCGGTAGAAGGTAGTCTTAAAAGGTTACAAACAGATTATATAGATTTATATCAGTTGCATTGGCCAGAAAGAGGTGTTAATACTTTTGGAACAAGAGATTACCCTTATAAGACTTCAAAAAAAGAAGCAGAAAACCATGTAGAGATTTTAGAAACTTTAGATGCATTAATAAAACAAGGGAAAATAAGACAAATTGGTTTGTCTAATGAAACTCCTTGGGGAACCATGCAGTATTTACAAGCAGCCAAAGAAATGAATTTACCAAGAATGGCAACCATTCAAAATTCTTATTCTTTAGTGCACCGTGGTTATGAATACGGTATGTCTGAAGTTTCTATGAGAGAGAATATTGGTTTATTGGCCTATTCTCCATTAGCGCAAGGGGTTTTAACGGGTAAATATTTAAGAGGACAAAAGCCTGCCGATGCAAGAGGTATATTGTTTCCCAATTACATTACAAGATATCAGACAGATTTAGTTGATGAAGCAGTTTTAGCTTATGAAGCTCTTGCTATTAAAAATGGTATGACTTTAACAGAGTTGTCTTTAGCGTACATAAATCAGTTACCATTTGTTACGAGTAATATTATTGGCGCAACAAAAATGAGTCAGTTAAAAGAGAATATAGGAAGTATCAATATTGATTTATCTGATGAAATTTTACAAGAAATAGAAGCAATTCATAAGTTAATTCCGAATCCGGCACCTTAA
- the pgk gene encoding phosphoglycerate kinase, whose translation MKTLKDFNFKNKKALIRVDFNVPLNDKLEVTDATRIQAAKSTIIDILEQEGSCILMSHLGRPKGFQDEFSLGHIVDTATEILGVKVKFVADCIGDKVEEAVANLQSGEILLLENLRFYEEEKKGDVAFAEKLSKFGDIYVNDAFGTAHRAHASTTIIAQFFPENKCFGNLLAREIESIDKVLNNSEKPVLAILGGAKVSSKITVIENILDKVDHLIIGGGMSFTFIKAQGGKIGNSICEDDKMELALDILKQAKEKGVEVHIPVDVIAADDFSNDANTQICDINAIPDGWEGVDAGPKSQAIFDTVVNKCKTILWNGPLGVFEMASFAGGTIALGHSIDKATKNGAFSLVGGGDSVAAVKQFGFADKVSYVSTGGGAMLEMLEGKTLPGIEAILK comes from the coding sequence ATGAAAACACTAAAAGATTTTAATTTCAAGAATAAGAAAGCGTTAATTCGTGTAGATTTTAATGTGCCTTTAAATGATAAATTAGAAGTAACAGATGCTACAAGAATTCAAGCGGCAAAATCTACAATTATAGATATTTTAGAGCAAGAAGGAAGCTGTATTTTAATGTCACATTTAGGGCGTCCAAAAGGATTTCAAGATGAATTTTCTTTAGGACATATTGTAGACACAGCAACTGAGATTTTAGGAGTTAAAGTAAAGTTTGTTGCAGATTGTATTGGTGATAAAGTAGAAGAAGCTGTTGCAAATTTACAATCTGGAGAAATCTTATTATTAGAAAACTTACGTTTTTATGAAGAAGAGAAAAAAGGAGATGTTGCTTTTGCAGAAAAATTATCGAAATTTGGTGATATTTATGTAAATGATGCTTTTGGTACTGCGCACAGAGCACATGCATCAACAACAATTATTGCTCAATTTTTCCCTGAAAATAAATGTTTTGGAAACTTATTAGCAAGAGAAATAGAAAGTATAGATAAAGTATTAAATAATTCTGAAAAACCAGTTTTAGCAATCTTAGGTGGTGCAAAAGTATCTTCTAAAATTACAGTAATTGAAAATATTTTAGACAAAGTAGATCACTTAATTATTGGTGGTGGAATGAGTTTTACTTTTATTAAAGCACAAGGAGGTAAAATTGGAAACTCTATCTGTGAAGATGATAAAATGGAATTGGCTTTAGATATCTTAAAGCAAGCAAAAGAAAAAGGAGTAGAAGTTCATATTCCTGTAGATGTGATTGCTGCAGATGATTTTTCTAACGATGCAAACACACAAATTTGCGATATTAATGCAATTCCTGATGGTTGGGAAGGAGTTGATGCGGGACCAAAATCTCAAGCAATTTTTGATACGGTAGTTAACAAGTGTAAAACTATTTTATGGAATGGTCCTTTAGGTGTTTTTGAAATGGCATCTTTTGCAGGAGGAACAATTGCATTAGGTCATTCTATAGACAAAGCAACCAAAAACGGAGCATTCTCTTTAGTTGGTGGTGGAGATTCTGTTGCTGCTGTAAAACAATTTGGTTTTGCAGATAAAGTAAGTTATGTTTCTACCGGTGGTGGAGCAATGTTAGAAATGTTAGAAGGTAAAACTTTACCAGGTATTGAAGCTATTTTGAAATAA
- a CDS encoding MBG domain-containing protein, producing the protein MKKCIFILFILFTASIYSQSPDWSVNASSYQYNMTFTVFLNVDGVTLTNANDKIGAFVNGENRGEATVVYNPNAKKYVAYLSVLANTVGETINFKIYDSTNNATLNVVKTEVFEINKNIGGAFQSYSVASPALSSQASILGFSFQGISTESNSITNNTVNIEVLSTVDISNLTPIFTAENNSKVYLNKVLQVSGNNTLDFTNEVVYEVLSEDESQNVSYTVKVKKLVNTHDFTFSDATYVYNGTEKSLVISGTLPSGTTVTYSNNGLTNVGTKQVTATISGASFQDVVLTANLTVSPATITGVTFSDENFNYDGSEKTILIDGAIPNGTSLNYVLNSRTEAGAQEVFALITGDNYVNLTLKANLIIVKTSFTDNFTLIDKSFVFDGNAKSILITESLPTGTTVSYANNAKTAVGVHEVVATISKANYQDLVLTANLTITKATLTGITFVDKSFVFDGTEKSIAITGSLPTGTSVSYANNAKTEAGVSEVTATISKANYQDLVLKANLTITKATFSGITFNSKSFEYDGTQKSFEITGSLPANTSVSYANNTNTDTGVYEVIATISGANYQDLVLTANLTITKATLTGFTFVDKSFVYDGTPKSLTINGSLPTGTSVSYTNNNLIDVGVYEVVATISGANFNELVLKANLTITKTVLSNFALTSKDFEYDGTEKVLAITGSLPTGTSVSYVNNAKTTVGAYQVTATISGVNYQDLVLIANLTITKATLTDFTFADKSFVFDGTEKSIAITESLPPGTTVSYVNNGKTEAGVSEVTATISKSNYNDLVLKANLTITKATFSGITFNSKSFEYDGTQKAIEITGSLPVYTAVSYANNTKTEVGIHEVVATISKANYNDLVLTANLIITKATLTGFTFVDKSFVYDGTPKSLTINGSLPTGTSVSYTNNNLIDVGVYEVVATISGANFNELVLKASLTITKTVLSNFALTSKSFEYDGTEKSLTISGNLPTGTSVSYVNNTKTTVGAYEVTATISGINYQDLVLTANLTITNATLTGFAFVDKSFEYDGTEKSLSVLGNLPIGTSVSYANNNLTNIGVSEVTATISKPNYNDLVLTANLTITNAAFSEITFNSKSFEYDGTQNSIEVEGNLPTGTSVSYTNNKKIETGIYEVTATISVANYLDLVLTANLTITKATFSGYTFDSKSFVYDGLGKSLTIIECLPAGTSVSYTNNYLIDVGVYEVTASISGSNYEELVLKANLTITKTVLSNLAFTSKSFEYDGTSKSLSIIGSLPTGTSVSYVNNAKTAVGTYNVTATISGANYQDLVLTANLTVTNATLTGFTFVDKSFVFDGTEKSIAITGNLPTGTSVSYANNAKTEAGVHEVTATLTRANYQDLVLKANLIISKADQVIHFNPISIPLGKTEFTLEASSTSGLEIVYTSSNTAVATISGNLISLLGSGATTITASQSGNANYNAAESKSQVLNFGTLGKADNLIGKEEIILYPNPVKSKLKLKINSDENLLLLIFDAAGKLVKEINNYQSEKNIDVSGLAAGTYVIKIKGKNGKTSIDRFIKL; encoded by the coding sequence ATGAAAAAATGTATATTCATTTTATTCATATTGTTTACAGCTAGTATTTACAGTCAATCTCCAGATTGGTCTGTAAATGCTAGTTCTTATCAATATAACATGACATTTACCGTTTTTTTAAACGTTGATGGCGTTACGTTAACAAATGCAAATGATAAAATAGGTGCGTTTGTAAACGGAGAAAATAGAGGGGAAGCCACGGTAGTGTATAATCCAAATGCTAAAAAATATGTGGCTTATTTATCTGTTTTAGCAAATACGGTTGGTGAAACTATTAACTTTAAAATTTATGACAGCACTAATAATGCAACTTTAAATGTTGTAAAAACAGAGGTTTTTGAAATAAACAAAAATATCGGTGGCGCATTTCAGTCTTATAGTGTTGCAAGTCCAGCACTTAGTTCTCAAGCAAGTATTCTTGGTTTTTCGTTTCAAGGAATTTCTACAGAAAGTAATTCTATAACAAACAATACGGTTAATATAGAAGTTTTATCAACCGTAGATATTTCTAACCTAACACCTATTTTTACTGCAGAAAATAATTCTAAAGTTTATTTAAACAAAGTTTTACAAGTTTCAGGGAACAATACGTTAGATTTTACAAATGAGGTAGTATATGAAGTTTTATCGGAAGATGAATCCCAGAATGTTAGCTATACTGTAAAGGTTAAAAAGTTAGTAAATACGCATGATTTTACTTTTTCAGATGCAACTTATGTTTATAATGGAACAGAAAAATCTTTAGTAATTTCAGGTACTTTACCAAGTGGTACAACAGTTACATATTCCAATAATGGTTTAACAAATGTAGGAACTAAACAAGTAACAGCAACTATTTCTGGAGCAAGTTTTCAAGACGTTGTCTTAACGGCAAATTTAACTGTTAGTCCAGCTACAATTACAGGAGTTACTTTTTCTGATGAAAATTTTAACTATGATGGATCTGAAAAAACAATTTTAATTGATGGTGCTATTCCAAATGGAACTTCACTTAATTATGTTTTAAATTCTAGAACAGAGGCGGGCGCACAAGAGGTATTTGCACTTATTACAGGAGATAATTATGTGAATTTAACCCTTAAAGCAAATTTAATAATTGTCAAAACATCATTTACAGATAACTTTACATTAATAGATAAAAGTTTTGTTTTTGATGGAAATGCAAAGTCTATCTTAATTACAGAGAGTTTACCAACCGGAACTACGGTTTCTTATGCAAATAATGCTAAAACAGCAGTTGGTGTTCATGAAGTAGTTGCAACCATTTCTAAAGCCAATTATCAAGATTTAGTATTAACAGCAAACCTAACAATTACAAAAGCAACGTTAACAGGTATTACTTTTGTTGATAAAAGTTTTGTTTTTGACGGAACAGAAAAATCAATAGCAATTACAGGCAGTTTACCAACCGGAACGTCGGTTTCTTATGCAAATAATGCAAAAACGGAAGCAGGAGTATCAGAAGTTACTGCAACTATTTCTAAAGCTAATTATCAAGATTTAGTTTTAAAGGCCAACTTAACAATCACCAAAGCAACGTTTAGCGGAATAACTTTTAATAGTAAAAGTTTCGAGTATGATGGAACTCAAAAATCTTTTGAAATTACAGGTAGTTTACCCGCTAATACTTCTGTTTCATATGCAAATAATACCAACACAGATACAGGGGTATATGAAGTAATAGCAACTATTTCAGGTGCCAATTATCAAGATTTAGTTTTAACAGCAAACCTAACAATCACCAAAGCAACATTAACAGGTTTTACTTTTGTTGATAAAAGTTTTGTGTATGATGGAACACCAAAATCTCTAACAATTAATGGAAGTCTACCAACGGGAACATCCGTTTCTTATACAAATAATAATTTAATTGATGTTGGTGTGTATGAAGTTGTAGCAACCATTTCGGGTGCTAATTTTAATGAGTTGGTTTTAAAAGCAAACTTAACAATCACTAAAACAGTTTTAAGTAATTTTGCTTTAACAAGTAAGGATTTTGAGTATGACGGAACTGAAAAAGTTTTAGCAATTACAGGAAGTTTACCAACGGGAACATCGGTTTCTTATGTAAATAATGCTAAAACAACGGTAGGAGCGTATCAAGTTACTGCAACCATTTCTGGTGTTAATTATCAAGATTTAGTTTTAATAGCAAACCTAACAATTACCAAAGCAACGTTAACAGATTTTACTTTTGCTGATAAAAGTTTTGTTTTTGACGGAACCGAAAAATCGATAGCAATTACAGAGAGTTTACCACCCGGAACAACAGTTTCTTACGTAAATAATGGTAAAACAGAAGCAGGAGTATCAGAAGTTACTGCAACAATTTCTAAATCTAATTATAATGATTTAGTTTTAAAGGCCAACTTAACAATTACCAAAGCAACGTTTAGCGGAATAACTTTTAATAGTAAAAGTTTCGAGTATGATGGAACTCAAAAAGCTATTGAAATTACAGGTAGTTTACCTGTTTATACTGCTGTTTCCTATGCAAATAATACCAAAACAGAAGTTGGTATACATGAAGTTGTTGCAACAATTTCTAAAGCCAATTATAATGATTTAGTTTTAACAGCAAACTTAATAATTACCAAAGCAACATTAACAGGTTTTACTTTTGTTGATAAAAGTTTTGTGTATGATGGAACACCAAAATCTCTAACAATTAATGGAAGCCTACCAACGGGAACATCCGTTTCTTATACAAATAATAATTTAATTGATGTTGGTGTGTATGAAGTTGTAGCAACTATTTCGGGTGCTAATTTTAATGAGTTGGTTTTAAAAGCAAGTTTAACAATCACCAAAACAGTTTTAAGTAATTTTGCTTTAACAAGCAAGAGTTTTGAGTATGACGGAACAGAAAAATCTTTAACTATTTCAGGTAATTTACCAACCGGAACTTCGGTTTCTTATGTAAATAATACTAAAACAACGGTAGGAGCTTATGAAGTTACTGCAACCATTTCTGGCATCAATTATCAAGATTTAGTTTTAACAGCAAACCTAACAATTACTAATGCAACGTTAACAGGATTTGCTTTTGTAGATAAAAGTTTTGAGTATGACGGAACCGAAAAATCTTTATCTGTTTTAGGTAATTTACCAATTGGAACTTCGGTTTCTTATGCAAATAACAATTTAACGAATATTGGTGTTTCTGAAGTGACTGCAACCATCTCAAAACCTAATTATAATGATTTAGTTTTAACAGCCAATTTAACAATTACCAATGCAGCGTTTAGCGAAATAACTTTTAATAGTAAAAGTTTCGAGTATGATGGTACACAAAATTCTATTGAAGTTGAAGGTAATTTACCAACCGGAACTTCTGTTTCATATACAAATAACAAAAAAATAGAAACAGGTATATATGAAGTTACCGCAACTATTTCAGTAGCTAATTATCTGGATTTAGTTTTAACAGCAAACTTAACAATCACCAAAGCAACGTTTAGTGGTTATACTTTTGATAGTAAAAGTTTTGTGTATGATGGATTAGGAAAATCCCTAACAATAATAGAATGTTTACCAGCAGGTACATCGGTTTCTTATACAAATAATTATTTAATAGATGTTGGAGTGTATGAAGTTACTGCATCCATTTCGGGCTCTAATTATGAAGAGTTGGTTTTAAAAGCTAACCTAACAATTACTAAAACGGTATTAAGTAACCTTGCTTTTACAAGTAAAAGTTTTGAGTATGATGGAACTTCAAAGTCGTTATCTATTATAGGTAGTTTACCAACCGGAACATCAGTTTCTTATGTAAATAATGCTAAAACAGCAGTAGGCACTTATAATGTTACCGCAACTATTTCTGGAGCCAATTATCAAGATTTAGTTTTAACAGCAAACCTAACGGTTACTAATGCAACGTTAACAGGTTTTACTTTTGTTGATAAAAGTTTTGTTTTTGACGGAACCGAAAAATCGATAGCAATTACAGGTAATTTACCAACGGGAACATCAGTTTCTTATGCAAATAATGCTAAAACGGAAGCAGGAGTGCATGAAGTAACGGCAACACTAACAAGAGCTAATTATCAAGATTTAGTTTTAAAGGCAAACCTAATAATTTCTAAAGCAGATCAAGTAATTCATTTTAACCCAATATCAATACCTTTAGGTAAAACAGAATTTACTTTAGAGGCAAGTTCTACATCTGGGTTAGAAATTGTGTATACGAGTTCAAATACAGCTGTTGCAACCATTTCTGGAAATTTAATTTCTCTGTTGGGTTCTGGTGCTACTACTATAACGGCAAGCCAATCGGGTAACGCAAATTATAATGCAGCAGAAAGTAAATCTCAAGTGCTTAATTTTGGAACGTTAGGTAAGGCAGATAATTTAATTGGAAAAGAAGAAATTATTTTATATCCTAATCCAGTAAAATCAAAACTAAAACTCAAGATAAATTCTGATGAAAATTTATTGTTATTAATTTTTGATGCAGCAGGAAAATTGGTAAAAGAAATAAATAATTATCAATCAGAAAAAAATATTGACGTAAGTGGTTTGGCTGCTGGAACTTATGTTATAAAGATTAAAGGTAAAAATGGTAAAACATCCATAGATCGTTTTATTAAATTATAA